ATGGACCGCGACGCGCTGCGGGCGTGGATCGCCGATCGTCCCGAGATCGCCGAACAGCTGCTGCGGGTGCTGGCCCGACGGCTGCGCCGCACCAACAACAACCTGGCCGACCTCATCTTCACCGACGTGCCCGGCCGCGTGGCCAAGCAGCTGCTGCAGCTCGCCCAGCGTTTCGGCACCCAGGAGGGCGGCGCCATGCGGGTCACCCACGACCTGACCCAGGAGGAGATCGCCCAGCTGGTGGGGGCCTCGCGGGAGACGGTAAACAAGGCGCTGGCCGATTTCGCCCACCGCGGCTGGATCCGCCTGGAGGGCAAGAGTGTGCTGATTTCGGACTCCGAAAGGCTGGCAAGGCGCGCTCGGTAAGCGCACTAATTGCGTCGAGATCGGCGTTATGACACGTTGTCTCGCACTTTTTTCGCGTTAGCGTCGATTTCGGCTGAAAGTTCAGCCCTGCAAATAGTCCAGCTGCGCCTGAACGGACCATTCGGCCGCGTCCCAGAGTTTCTCGTCGACGTCTACATAGACGTGCTCGACGACCTGCCGGGCGGTGGCGTCGTCGCCGATGTGCCGCAACGCCGCGCGCACCTGCTCCAGGCGTTCCTGCCGGTGCATCAGGTAGCCCGACGCGACGGCCTCGAGGTCGGCCAGGTCCGGCCCGTGACCGGGCAGCACCCTGCGCGGCCCCAGGCCGCGCAGCCTCCGCAACGATTCCAGGTAGTCGGCCAGGCTGCCGTCTTCCTTATCGATAACGGTGGTGCCGCGGCCCAGCACGCTGTCCGCGGTGAGCACGGCGTCGTCGAGCACGAACGAAAACGAGTCGGCGGTGTGGCCCGGGGTGGCCATCGCCGTGATCTTCAGGCCGGCCGCGTCGATCACCTCGCCGTCGGTGAGGTGGCCGCCGAGGCCCCGCAAGAACCCGCTGCCCGCCGAGCGCACGGTTGCACCGGTCCGCTCGACGAGCTTGTCGATGCCGTCGGTGTGATCGCCGTGCCGGTGACTGATCAGCACCAGCGTGATGCGGCCCAGTTCGGCGAGCCGGGCGATGTGTTCGTCGTCGTCCGGCCCGGGATCCACGACGACCAGCTCGTCGCTGCCCCTGCCGCGCAGCACCCAGGTGTTGGTGCCCTCGAGCGTCATCAATCCGGGGTTGTCGGCCAACAGGACCGAGGCAGTATCGGTGACGGCCCGCAGCCTGCCGTATGCGGGGTGGCTCAGCGACTCGGGTGCGTCGGTCACGGCCGCGGGCCGACCTCCACGATCAGCTCCACTTCCACCGGCGCGTCCAGCGGCAGCTCGGACACGCCGACCGCCGACCGCGCGTGGGCGCCATCATCGCCGAACACCTCGGCCAACAGCTCGGAGGCCCCGTTGATCACGCTGGGCTGGCCGTTGAAACCTGGAGCGGATGCGACGAAGCCGACGACCTTGACCACCCGCGTCACCGCATCGATGCCCACCAGCGCGTCGATGGCCGCCAGGGCGTTGAGCGCGCAGATCCGGGCCAGCGCCTTGCCCTCCTCCGGGCTGAGCCGGGCCCCGACCTTGCCGGCCGCGGCCAGGTGCCCGCCCTTCATCGGCAACTGGCCCGCGGTGTAGACCAGGTCGCCCGTGCGCACCGCGGGCACATAGGCGGCGAGCGGAGCCGCCACCTCGGGGAGCGTGACACCAAGCTGCGCGAGCCGCGCCGACGCGGTCATCTATTTCGGGCGCTTCAGATACGCGACGTGTTGCTCACCGGTGGGCCCGGGCAGCACGGACACCAGTTCCCAGCCGTCGGCACCCCACTGGTCGAGGATCTGTTTAGTGGCGTGCGTCAGCAGCGGGACCGTGACGTATTCCCATGCGGTCGGTTGGCTCATGGCGCGAGCTTATCCGTCCGATGTGAACGCCTCCGGCCTGCCCGGGGGCCGGGCGCCGGTCGGGCTAGCATGCGAAGGTGGCAAACACATCGAGCGGCGGTAGCTCCGTCGGCTGGCCGGCGCGGCTGTCGAAAGCCCGCCTGCATTTCGTCACCGGCAAAGGCGGTACGGGCAAGTCGACGATAGCGGCCGCACTGGCGCTGACTTTGGCAGCCGGAGGCCGCAAGGTTCTCCTCGTGGAAGTCGAAGGGCGGCAAGGCATTGCACAACTCTTCGACGTCCCCCCGCTGCCCTACCAGGAGGTCAAGATCGCGACCGCCGAACGCGGCGGTCAGGTCAACGCCCTGGCGATCGACATCGAGGCCGCGTTCCTGGAATACCTGGACATGTTCTACAACCTCGGCATCGCCGGGCGGGCGATGCGCCGCATCGGCGCCATCGAGTTCGCGACGACGATCGCCCCCGGTCTGCGTGACGTGCTGCTCACCGGAAAGATCAAGGAGTCGGTGGTGCGTGTCGACAAGAACCGGCTTCCGGTCTACGACGCGGTCGTCGTCGACTCTCCGCCGACGGGCCGGATCGCCCGCTTCCTGGACGTCACCAAGGCCGTGTCGGATCTGGCCAAGGGCGGGCCGGTGCACTCGCAGAGCGAGGGCGTGGTGAAGCTGCTGCACTCCGAGCAGACCGCCATCCACCTGGTCACCCTGCTGGAGGCGTTGCCGGTGCAGGAAACGCTGGAGGCCATCGAGGAGCTCGCCGAGATGCAGCTGCCGATCGGCAGCGTGATCGTGAATCGCAACATCGCGTCCTATCTGCAGCCCGCCGATCTGGCGAAGGCCGCGGAGGGAGACGTCGACGCGGACTCGGTGCGCGCGGGGCTGGAAATGGCGGGAATCAAGCTGAACGACACCGATTTCGCCGGTCTGCTGACCGAAACCATCGAGCACGCGACGGTCATCGCCGCGCGCGCCGAGATCGCGCAACAGCTGGACGCGTTGAAGGTGCCGCGGCTCGAACTGCCGGCGATCTCCGACGGTGTCGACCTCGGCAGCCTCTATGAACTTTCGGAATCGCTTGCGCAGCAGGGGGTCCGATGAGTACCACGCCGAGCAGGCTTGATATGGCGGCGATCTTGGCCGACACCGCCAACCGGGTGGTGGTGTGCTGCGGTGCCGGCGGGGTGGGCAAGACCACCACCGCGGCCGCGATGGCGTTGCGGGCGGCCGAATACGGCCGCAACGTCTGCGTTTTGACGATCGATCCGGCCAAGCGGCTGGCACAAGCGCTGGGGGTCAACGACCTCGGCAACATCCCGCAACGGGTGCCCCTGGCATCCGAGGTTCCCGGCGAGTTGCACGCGATGATGCTGGACATGCGCCGCACGTTCGACGAGATGGTGCTCCAGTACTCGGGAAACGGCCGGGCCCAGGCGATTCTGGACAACCAGTTCTATCAGACGGTGGCCAGCTCGCTCGCCGGCACGCAGGAGTACATGGCGATGGAGAAGCTCGGTCAACTGCTGGCCGAGGACCGGTGGGACCTGGTGGTGGTGGACACCCCGCCGTCGCGCAACGCCCTGGACTTCCTGGATGCGCCCAAACGGCTGGGCAGCTTCATGGACAGCCGGCTGTGGCGGCTGCTGCTGGCGCCGGGCCGGGGCATCGGCCGATTGGTCACCGGCGCAATGGGTTTGGCGATGAAGGCGATGTCTACCGTGCTCGGCTCACAGATGCTGAGCGATGCGGCGGATTTCGTGCAATCGCTGGACGCCACCTTCGGTGGCTTCCGGGAGAAGGCGGATCGCACGTACGCGCTGCTGAAGAGGCGGGGTACGCAGTTCGTCGTGGTGTCGGCGGCCGAACCCGACGCGCTGCGCGAGGCCTCCTTCTTCGTCGATCGGCTGTCGCAGGAAGGCATGCCGCTCGCGGGGCTGGTCCTGAACCGCACCCATCCGACGTTGTGCTCGCTGCCCGCCGAGCGGGCGATCGATGGGACCGAAACGCTGGCGGACCACCCGGATTCCGAGGCGGCGTCGCTGGCCGCGGCCGTGCTCAGGATTCATGCCGACCGCGCGCAGACCGCCAAACGGGAAATCAGGTTGCTGTCGCGGTTCACCGGGGCCAACCCGCACGTGCCGGTGATCGGGGTTCCCTCGCTGCCGTTCGACGTCTCGGATCTGGATGCTCTGCGCGCGCTCGCCGATCAGATCACGTCGGCCGGCGACGATGCGGCCCGCGCCACGGCCCAGGGGCCCCTGCGCTAGGAGCCGCCGGCCCCCCGGGGGTCAGCCGGCGCTGCGGGTTCTCCTCTTGTCGAAGAAGTCCGCCCAGGACACCACCTCGGGGTGCTGCTTGAGCAGGGCCCGGCGCTGACGCTCGGTCATGCCGCCCCAGACGCCGAACTCGACCCTGTTGTCCAACGCGTCCGCCCCGCACTCCTGCATCACCGGGCAGTGCCGGCAGATGACGGCCGCTTTGCGCTGGGCCGCCCCCCGAACGAAGAGCTCGTCGGGGTCGGTGGTTCTGCACAGTGCTTTGGAAACCCAGGCGATCCGTTCTTCTGCATCAACGCTGCGGAGTACCCCTTGTGCGGCCGCAATGTTTGTCCTACGCGCCGCAGGCCGTGTTGCTGACACGAACTGTTCCCTTCCCTACCGGCCGCTCCCGCGGCCGCCTCCTGGGGTGCAGATCTTCACCTGCGATCTACGCCACACTGTGTACATCGGTGTTACCTGAATCTCACCGTGTGTCTAAGTTAGGTGGTCAGCTGCCAATTGCGCAACAGTCCGATAACGCTTTTTTTGGGACGGGCGTGCCGTCTCGCTCAGATGCGATAGGCGAAGAAGTGATCTTGGACAGGCGGTCGCGGTGTTCGCTCACTGACGCAGGTGCAAATTTTATCGCAGCGGCGACGGTAAAGCGCTGGTCAATGACAGCGGAAAAAGGGGGCGAACTCGCAGCGTGGCGGCGTGACTGGAGGCCGCTACTGTAGTAGCCATGTCAGACCGCCCCCAGGCCCTGCTCACGATCCTCAAGCTTGCGGGGTACTGCTTTTTGGCCGGCGTCGTCGCCACGGCGCTGATGTTTCCGTTCGCGGGCGGATTGGGTCTGGTGTCCAACCGTGCCTCCGAAGTCGTTGCCAACGGGTCGGCCCAACTGCTCGAGGGTGAGGTGCCCGCGGTGTCGACGATGCTCGACGCGAAGGGCAACACCATCGCCTGGCTGTACTCGCAACGCCGGTTCGAGGTGCCCACCGACAAGATCGCCAACACCATGAAGCTGGCGATCGTGTCCATCGAGGACAAGCGCTTCGCCGAACACAACGGGGTGGACTGGCAGGGCACCCTGACCGGGCTGGCCGGCTACGCGCGCGGCGACGTCGACACCCGCGGCGGTTCGACCATCGAACAGCAGTACATCAAGAACTACCAGCTACTGGTGACGGCGAAGACCGACGCCGAGAAGCGCGCCGCGGTGGAAACCACCCCGGCGCGCAAGCTGCGCGAGATCCGGATGGCGCTCACGCTGGACAAGACCTTCACCAAACCCGAGATCCTGACGCGCTACCTGAACCTGGTGTCGTTCGGTAACGGTTCGTTCGGCGTGCAGGACGCGGCGCAGACCTACTTCGGCATCAACGCCTCGGACCTGAACTGGCAGCAGGCGGCGCTGCTCGCGGGCATGGTGCAGTCGACCAGCGCACTCAACCCCTACACCAATCCCGAGGGCGCGCTGGCGCGACGAAACCTGGTGCTGGACACCATGATCGAGAACATCCCGCAGGAGGCCGACGCGCTGAGCGCCGCCAAGGCCACCCCGCTGGGCGTGCTGCCGCAGCCCAACGAGCTGCCCCGGGGCTGTATCGCGGCGGGCGATCGCGCCTTCTTCTGTGACTACGTCCAGGAGTACCTCTCCCGGGCCGGGATCAGCAAAGAACAGGTGGCCAGGGGCGGCTACCTGATCCGCACCACGCTGGACCCGGACGTGCAGGCCCCGGTCAAGGAGGCCATCGACAAGTTCGCCAGTCCCACGCTGCCGGGCATCTCCAGCGTGATGAGCGTGATCCAGCCCGGCAAGACGTCGCACAAGGTCATGGCGATGGCCAGCAACCGCACCTACGGGCTGGACGTCGATGCCGGTCAAACCATGCGCCCGCAGCCGTTCTCCCTGGTCGGCGACGGCGCGGGGTCCGTCTTCAAGATCTTCACCACGGCCGCGGCGCTGGACATGGGCATGGGCATCAACGCCACGCTCGAAGTGCCGGCGCGGTTCCAGGCCAAAGGCCTGGGTAGCGGCGGGGCCAGGGGCTGCCCCAAGGACAACTGGTGCGTGGTCAACGCCGGTAACTATCGCGGGTCGATGAACGTGACCGAGGCGCTGGCCACCTCGCCCAACACCGCGTTCGCCAAGCTGATCCAGCAGGTCGGGGTCACCCGCACGGTGGACATGGCGATCAAGCTGGGCCTGCGGTCCTATGCCGACCCCGGCACCGCCCGCGACTACAACCCCGACAGCAACGAGAGCCTGGCCGACTTCGTCAAACGGCAGAACATCGGCTCGTTCACCCTGGGCCCCATCGAGGTCAACGCGCTGGAGCTGTCCAACGTCGCGGCCACGCTGGCCTCCGGCGGCACGTGGTGCCCGCCCAACCCGATCGACAAGCTGATCGACCGGCACGGCAACGAAGTCGCCGTGACGACCGAGACCTGCGACCAGGTGGTGCCCGAAGGGTTGGCGAACACGCTGGCCAACGCGATGAGCAAAGACGCGGTGGGCGGCGGCACGGCTGCCGGTTCGGCCGGCGCCGCGGGCTGGACGCTGCCGATGTCCGGTAAGACGGGAACCACCGAGGCGCACCGCTCGTCCGGCTTCGTGGGTTTCACCAACCACTACGCCGCGGCCAACTACATCTACGACGATTCGACAACGCCGACCGACTTGTGCTCGGCGCCGCTGCGCCATTGCGGCGCGGGCGACCTGTACGGCGGTAACGAGCCGGCCCGCACCTGGTTCACGGCGATGAAGCCGATCGCCACCAATTTCGGTCCGGTGCAGCTGCCGCCCACCGACCCCCGCTACGTCGACGGCTCGCCCGGGTCGCGGGTGCCCAGCGTCGCCGGCCTGGACATCGAGGCGGCCCGCACCCGCCTGAAGGAAGCCGGCTTCCAGGTCAACGACCAGAACAACTTCGTCAACAGCTCCGCCAAGCAGGGCGAGGTGGTCGGAACCTCGCCGAGCGGCGCGACGATCCCCGGGTCGATCATCACCATCCAGGTCAGCAACGGCATCCCGCCGGCACCGCCGCCGCCCCCGGAGGGCGCGCCGGTGCCGGTCGGCTCGCAGGTGGTGGAGATCCCGGGCCTGCCCCCGATCACCATTCCGCTGCTGGCGCCGCCGCCTCCGCCGGGGCAGCCGCCCCCGTAGGCTTGGCGACTTTGGCCCCGCGGCGCACGCTGTACGCTGCCAAGGCGCGACCGGCAGTAGGCTTGCCAGCATGGCTGATGTTTTGCCCAAGCTGGTGCGCGCGGGTGCCGCCGCGCTCGGTTCGGCCGTCGCCGGCATCGGTTATGCCGCCGTCGTGGAGCGCAACGCCTTCGTCCTGCGCGAGATAACCATGCCGGTCCTGACGCCCGGCTCGACACCGCTGCGGGTACTGCACATCAGCGACCTCCACATGCTGCCCGGCCAGCGCCGCAAACAGGCCTGGCTGCGCGAGCTGAGCAACTGGGAACCCGACCTGGTGGTCAACACCGGCGACAACCTGGCGCACCCCAAGGCGGTGCCGGCGGTGGTGCAGGCCCTCGGGGACCTGCTGTCGCGGCCGGGCGTCTTCGTGTTCGGCAGCAACGACTACTTCGGCCCGCGCCTGAAGAACCCGCTGAACTACCTGGCCAACCCGTCGCACCGGGTCTTCGGTGAGCCGCTGCCCTGGCAGGACCTGCGGGCGGCCTTCACGGAGCGCGGCTGGCTCGACCTCACCCACACGCGGCGGGAGTTCGAGGTGGCCGGCCTGCACATCGCCGCCGCCGGTGTCGACGACCCGCACATCGACCGGGACCGCTACGACACGATCGCGGGTCCGGCCAGCCCGGCCGCGAACCTGCGCCTCGGGCTGATCCATTCCCCGGAGCCGCGGGTGCTGGACCGCTTCGCGGCCGACGGCCACCAACTGGTGATGGCCGGACACACCCACGGCGGACAGGTCTGCCTGCCGCGCTACGGCGCGGTGGTGACCAACTGCGGCCTGGACCGGTCCCGCGCGAAGGGACCGTCGCGGTGGGGCGCGAACATGCACGTGCACGTGTCCGCCGGCATCGGCACCTCGCCGTTCGCGCCGGTGCGCTTCTGCTGCAGGCCCGAGGCCACCCTGCTGACGCTGATCGCCACCCCGATGGGCGGTCGCGATTCGGCCAGCGACCTGAGCCGTTCGCAGCCAACAGTTTCGGTGCGTTGACCGAGCGGGCCCGGATCGCGGTCCGCGGCCGCTCGCGGTGCTGGACGGACAACGCGGTCCGGCTGATCCAGGCCGACGCCCGCCGCAGTGCGGACACACACTTGCTGCGCTACCCGCTGCCGTCGGCGTGGGGCGCGGATGTCGACGTGGCGCTGTACCTCAAGGACGAGACCACACACATCACGGGCAGCCTCAAGCACCGGCTGGCGCGATCGCTGTTTCTGTATGCGCTCTGCAACGGATGGATCAACGAGGGCACCACGGTGGTCGAGGCCTCGTCGGGTTCGACGGCGGTGTCGGAGGCCTACTTCGCGGCGCTGCTGGGTCTGCCGTTCGTCGCGGTGATGCCGGCGTCCACCAGCTCATCCAAGGTGGCCTTGATCGAAGCCCAGGGCGGCCGTTGCCATTTCGTGCGGAACTCGAGCGAGGTGTACGCCGAGGCCGAGCGCGTCGCGCGCGACACCGGCGGGCATTACCTGGACCAGTTCACCAACGCCGAACGCGCCACCGACTGGCGGGGCAACAACAACATCGCCGAGTCGATCTTCGAGCAGATGGGTGAGGAGACGCATCCGATTCCGGAGTGGATCGTGGTCGGCGCGGGCACCGGCGGCACCAGCGCGACGATCGGCCGCTACATCCGCTACCGGCGGCACGCGACCCGGTTGTGCGTCGTCGACCCGGAGAATTCGGCGTTCTTCCCCGCCTACGCCGAGGACCGCTACGACGTCGTGATGCCGACCTCGTCCCGGATCGAGGGCATCGGGCGGCCGCGGGTCGAGCCGTCGTTTCTGCCCGGCGTGGTCGACCGGATGGTGGCGGTGCCCGACGCGGCGTCCATCGCGGCCGCCCGCCACGTCAGCGCCGTCCTGGGCCGCCGGGTGGGGCCCTCGACGGGCACCAACGTGTGGGGTGCCTTCGGCTTGCTCGCCGAGATGGTCGCCGAGCGCCGCAGCGGTTCGGTGGTCACGCTGCTCGCCGACAGCGGCGACCGTTACCGCGACACCTACTTCAGCGACGAATGGGTCAGCGCGCAGGGACTCGATCCGAGCGGCCCCGCCGAGGCGCTGGCGGAGTTCGAGCGCTCCTGCCTGTGGAGGTGATCCGCCACACCGCGGTTTGGCCAGGCGATGGGCGGGTGCGATAGGCTGTCGGAGCTTCAAGCGGGGTGTGGCGCAGCTTGGTAGCGCGCTTCGTTCGGGACGAAGAGGCCGTGGGTTCAAATCCCGCCACCCCGACTCAGTCTTGTTAGCCGGTATGACGGCTGACCGCGGAGTCTGACACCGCGGCGGCTGCGCGATTGAGCTCGGCCCGCCATGGCGCTGGTAAGGCGGGGCGGCCCTCCCGTCGAACTGGCGGTGGGACATCGCCACGACGATCCTGGCCATCGTCACGGCGGTGGCCACGGTGACCTGTGGTCTGTTGTGGTCGGACAATCCGCGCCCGGTCCCCCCGGTCGTTGGCGACCGTGCCGTTCACCCACGCGGAACACCTGCGGCTCATGCAGAACCAGCCGGCGGGGCCCTACCGCGCCGTCTGCGCCCGCCCCGGCCGCGGCGACACGTCCGCCCACGTGATCCGCGAGCCCGGCAATGGCGAACCGGACTGGGCGACCGTCACCCGGCCTTGGGCCGTGTGTGACCGCGAATGGGCGCGGGCCTGAATCGATTTCGCGCCTGCGCGCGGCGCTACAACGACGATGGGACCCGCTGGTCGACTGCGCCGATGTGGACGGCGAATTCGCGTACCCGCGTCGATCCGGTAGCCCCCCGAGCGAAAACGGTTGCGCGGCAACGCGGTCGGTCAATGGGCGGGGGACGTTACGCGCAGTCGGCGCAGATCGACAGCCCCGCGCTGGACGTGCGCAGCCGACTGCGGTGCTGCACCAAAAAACAGCTCGAGCAAGTGAACTCGTCGGACCGCTGCGGAATAACCGTCACCGACAGCTCTTCGTCGGACAGGTCGGCGCCGGGCAGCTCGAAGAAGTGCACATCGTTGGGATCCTCGTCGACCACCGCGGTGGCGGGTCCCTGCAAGGTGGGCGCTAGCTCGCCTATCGCGGACTTGTCCTGGGTTTCCATGTCGGACACCCGGCGTGCGTCATAGTCGCTTACGGTCGGCATGGCAGTTCCTTTCCTGCTAATCACCGGGGTTGACGCACTTTCCTGTACTCATCCCGTGGCGCAGGCAGTACCCCATTCAGCCGCGAGCTACACCGACCGGTTCGAAAAAGTCGCGCCGCCGGACGCTGAGCCGCCTCAGGTGCCGGGTAACCGCGGGGTAATGCGCGAGGGTCAGCCCCAACCACGGCGCGACGACGGACACGACCAGCGCCACGATGGCCACCCCTTCGTGCCCCACCAGCAGCTCGAACAGGCCCACCGCCAGGCTGACCGCCCAGACCACCACGGCCACGAGGCCGAGCAGGGCGACATCATGCTCATGCTCGACCGAATAGTTTGCTGCTCGCAACGAAACGGGCGCGACCATGATCCGCTATTACCCGGTCATCGCCGCGATCAAACGTCTCGGCGGCCGGGCCGGTGTCCGTTACTCACAGTGCTCAACTGGTCGGCGGCGGGGCGGGCTCGTCGGAATTCGCGGCGTGCCAGGCCAGTTCGGCGTCGCGCACCCTGCGGTGCATGCGCACCAACCACACCGCGCTCGCCGCACCCAGGGCGGCCGCCAGGATCACGGCCGTCAGACCCGCGGACAAGTGCCCGGTCGCCAGCGCGAACAAACCCACGATCAGGGCGGCCACCGCGACGGCCGAGCCGGCCAGGCCGGGCGCGTTGGCGCCGTTCGTCACGGTTTCGCCGGCGTGCTGACGGGCGGTCCGTTGATGGTCTACCGGGTCACGGTTGTGGGAATTCAACTTCGCTCCTCGTGAGAACGCCTGTGTACCAGATGGATTCGCATGATATGCGGTTCTCCGATAACGGCCGCCCGAGCCGAGCACCGAGGCTAAGGAATCGCTACGGTTTCGCGGATCACGCATGGCGGTTACCCGCCGCCTGCAAACCCAAACGGCGACGAAGTCCGGTGTCAGCCGGCCCCGATCCGGGTATGCCGCGCAGATGAAACCCGCCGTTCTGTTCGACGTCGACGGAAGCCTGGTCGACTCCAACTATCTGCATGTCCACGCGTGGCGACGCGCCTTCGACGCCGAGGGCTTACCGGTGGCCGCCTGGCAGATCCACCGCTGCATCGGCATGGACGGCTCCACGCTGGTGCGCACGCTCTCCGATGACGCCCCGGACGAGGTTCAGGAGCGGCTGAGCGACGGGCACAGCCGCTACTACCGGGAGAGCACCCACCTGCTCGCGCCGCTGCCCGGCGCCCGCGCACTGCTGCACCGCGTGGCCGACCTGGGCCTGCAGGTCGTGCTGGCCACCTCGGCGCCCGACGACGAACTCGAGATATTGCGCAAGGTCCTCGACTGCGACGACGTCATCTTCGGAACGACGTCCGCGCGCGACGTCGACACCGCCAAACCCGAACCGGGCATCGTGCAGATCGCGCTGGAGCGGGCCGGGGTTGAAGCCGGCCGTGCCGTGTTCGTCGGGGACGCCGTGTGGGACGCGCACGCCGCGGCGGGCGCCGGATTGCCGTGCATCGGATTGCTCAGCGGCGGCATCGCCCGCGAGGAGCTGCAGGCGGCGGGTGCGTCACCGATCTTCGCCGATCCCCAAGACCTGCTCGATCACCTGGACTCGACCCGTATCGCCGAGCTCGCGCTACCTTCCGCGAGTGCGCAGCAGCAGCGGTAGCAGCCACCAGAACAACGTAAACAGCGTCAGCGCACACACTCCCGCGATCAGGCCAGGGCTGCGCCCGGCCACGGCGGTGAAGACGATGATCGTGACCCCGGTCAGCGCCATGCCGAGCAGCGCCAGCCCCGCGTACGCACAGCGGTGCGCGGCGGACACCAGCACCTGCAGGCGATGCCGCCGGAACAGTAGCCGGTGCATGCCGACGGGGGCGATCAGCAGCACCGTCGCGCCCACCGAGCACCCCACCGTCGCGAGGTAGAAGTTGCGCATAAGCGGGCTCAGAACGTCGAAACGCTGCTGGAAGGGCAGCGTCAACAGAAAGCCGGTGAGCAGCTGCACACCGGTCTGGACCACGCGCAGCTCTTGCAGCAAGCTGTTCCAATTGCGGTCCAGCCGTTGGACTTCTGTTTCGCCCCGCTCGCGGCTATCCCACCGCTGA
This genomic interval from Mycobacterium sp. SMC-2 contains the following:
- a CDS encoding HAD family hydrolase → MKPAVLFDVDGSLVDSNYLHVHAWRRAFDAEGLPVAAWQIHRCIGMDGSTLVRTLSDDAPDEVQERLSDGHSRYYRESTHLLAPLPGARALLHRVADLGLQVVLATSAPDDELEILRKVLDCDDVIFGTTSARDVDTAKPEPGIVQIALERAGVEAGRAVFVGDAVWDAHAAAGAGLPCIGLLSGGIAREELQAAGASPIFADPQDLLDHLDSTRIAELALPSASAQQQR
- a CDS encoding PLP-dependent cysteine synthase family protein, with the protein product MTERARIAVRGRSRCWTDNAVRLIQADARRSADTHLLRYPLPSAWGADVDVALYLKDETTHITGSLKHRLARSLFLYALCNGWINEGTTVVEASSGSTAVSEAYFAALLGLPFVAVMPASTSSSKVALIEAQGGRCHFVRNSSEVYAEAERVARDTGGHYLDQFTNAERATDWRGNNNIAESIFEQMGEETHPIPEWIVVGAGTGGTSATIGRYIRYRRHATRLCVVDPENSAFFPAYAEDRYDVVMPTSSRIEGIGRPRVEPSFLPGVVDRMVAVPDAASIAAARHVSAVLGRRVGPSTGTNVWGAFGLLAEMVAERRSGSVVTLLADSGDRYRDTYFSDEWVSAQGLDPSGPAEALAEFERSCLWR
- a CDS encoding DUF4193 domain-containing protein, which codes for MPTVSDYDARRVSDMETQDKSAIGELAPTLQGPATAVVDEDPNDVHFFELPGADLSDEELSVTVIPQRSDEFTCSSCFLVQHRSRLRTSSAGLSICADCA
- a CDS encoding DUF6328 family protein; the encoded protein is MDVDHPQDDQRWDSRERGETEVQRLDRNWNSLLQELRVVQTGVQLLTGFLLTLPFQQRFDVLSPLMRNFYLATVGCSVGATVLLIAPVGMHRLLFRRHRLQVLVSAAHRCAYAGLALLGMALTGVTIIVFTAVAGRSPGLIAGVCALTLFTLFWWLLPLLLRTRGR